Proteins from a single region of Acidianus ambivalens:
- a CDS encoding ADP-ribose-binding protein, which yields MIVYLTKGDITEIEADAIVNAANSFLEHGGGVAYAIVRKGGKEIQEESREYVRKHGPLKTGEVAVTSAGKLKAKYIIHAVGPRYGIEGEEKLEEAIRNSLRKAEELKVKSIALPAISTGIYGYPYEVCARKMAKVLKENWNLDKIIVCLYTNDAYEVFKRIFKEEGVNFIEG from the coding sequence GTGATCGTTTACCTTACTAAGGGAGATATAACAGAAATTGAGGCAGATGCAATAGTTAATGCTGCAAATTCCTTCCTAGAGCATGGAGGAGGAGTAGCTTATGCAATAGTAAGAAAAGGAGGAAAAGAAATACAAGAGGAAAGCAGGGAATATGTAAGAAAGCATGGCCCATTAAAAACGGGGGAAGTCGCAGTGACTTCTGCAGGAAAGCTGAAGGCTAAATACATAATTCATGCAGTTGGTCCTAGGTACGGAATTGAAGGAGAAGAAAAGCTTGAGGAGGCAATAAGGAATTCCTTAAGGAAAGCTGAAGAGCTTAAAGTTAAGAGCATAGCTTTACCTGCAATTTCAACAGGAATTTACGGTTATCCCTACGAGGTCTGTGCAAGGAAAATGGCTAAAGTTTTGAAGGAAAATTGGAATTTGGATAAGATTATAGTTTGCCTCTATACTAACGACGCATACGAGGTCTTTAAGAGAATATTCAAAGAAGAAGGTGTTAATTTCATTGAAGGTTAA